One genomic segment of Rivularia sp. PCC 7116 includes these proteins:
- the pstB gene encoding phosphate ABC transporter ATP-binding protein PstB: MATHISTAQDTQTVLRTEALNVYYGKFLALKDIYMDIPKNQVTAFIGPSGCGKSTLLRCFNRLNDLIDVFRAEGKILYNGENLYAPKIDPVEVRRRIGMVFQRPNPFPKSIYENIAFGARINGFKGDMDKLVEESLKGAGLWEEVKDKLNQSGLSISGGQQQRLCIARAIAVKPDVILMDEPCSALDPISTNKVEELIKQLKEQFTVVIVTHNMQQASRVSDMTALFYVNTKQGGRNGYLVEYNQTEKIFQDPQQEETKDYISGKFG; the protein is encoded by the coding sequence ATGGCTACACATATTTCCACCGCGCAAGACACCCAAACTGTATTACGGACAGAAGCACTAAACGTTTATTACGGTAAATTTTTGGCACTAAAGGATATCTATATGGATATCCCTAAAAATCAAGTAACAGCTTTTATTGGTCCTTCAGGATGCGGTAAAAGTACTTTACTCAGGTGCTTTAATCGTCTTAATGACTTGATTGACGTATTTAGAGCCGAAGGAAAAATTCTATATAATGGGGAAAATTTGTACGCCCCCAAAATCGATCCCGTAGAAGTACGCCGTAGAATTGGGATGGTATTTCAAAGACCAAATCCATTTCCCAAATCAATTTATGAAAATATTGCTTTTGGAGCTAGAATTAATGGCTTTAAAGGTGATATGGATAAGTTGGTGGAAGAATCCCTTAAAGGAGCGGGTTTATGGGAAGAAGTTAAAGACAAATTAAATCAAAGTGGATTGTCCATATCTGGGGGACAGCAACAGCGTTTGTGTATTGCACGGGCAATCGCAGTCAAACCTGATGTTATTTTAATGGACGAACCTTGCTCTGCTCTTGACCCCATTTCTACAAATAAGGTAGAAGAATTGATTAAACAACTCAAAGAGCAATTTACCGTTGTTATCGTTACTCACAATATGCAGCAAGCATCACGAGTATCTGACATGACAGCATTATTTTATGTAAACACAAAACAAGGTGGTCGCAACGGTTATTTGGTAGAATACAACCAAACTGAGAAAATTTTCCAAGACCCTCAACAAGAAGAAACCAAAGACTACATCAGTGGCAAGTTTGGTTAA